A genomic stretch from Oleomonas cavernae includes:
- a CDS encoding c-type cytochrome — MRDTFIIGAVIAAALTAPARADDQVERGEYLATIMDCGGCHTTGALLGKPDPERYLAGSTVGFQIPGLGIFYPPNLTPDRETGLGTWTAAQIVAAVRTGVRPDGRVLAPAMPYGHYGALSDADAQALAAYLKSLKPVHHAAPAMAGAADKPTAPYLAVVMP; from the coding sequence ATGCGCGACACTTTCATCATCGGGGCGGTGATCGCCGCCGCCCTGACCGCTCCCGCCCGCGCCGACGACCAGGTCGAGCGCGGCGAATATCTCGCCACCATCATGGACTGCGGCGGCTGCCACACCACCGGGGCCTTGCTGGGCAAGCCCGATCCCGAGCGCTACCTCGCCGGCTCGACGGTGGGTTTCCAGATTCCGGGCCTGGGCATCTTCTACCCGCCCAACCTGACGCCGGACAGGGAAACGGGCCTGGGCACCTGGACGGCGGCGCAGATCGTCGCCGCGGTGCGCACCGGCGTGCGGCCCGATGGCCGGGTGCTGGCGCCGGCGATGCCCTATGGCCACTATGGCGCCTTGTCCGATGCCGACGCCCAGGCCCTTGCGGCCTATCTCAAAAGCCTGAAACCCGTGCATCATGCCGCCCCGGCGATGGCGGGCGCCGCGGACAAGCCGACCGCGCCCTACCTCGCCGTGGTCATGCCGTAA